TCTCTGGATGATAGTTTACATGCTTCACTACTTTTCCAGCAAAGTCAAGGATACGACTTTTACCCTTAATCATCTAATCAGGATGCACAACCCCTATCTTTTTCGAGGCTTGATCAAGCTTCACCCTCGATCATCGAAACCCTTTTTCTCGAGTATCTACGAACACAAGGATTGGGggtggatgagccggtttgttTGGGTAAGGACCTCGAATATTATTCTGGTAGAATAGATGTCATTCCCGGAGGAGTGGAACATGAAGcgcaagtgcttcttctttgaGTATGCTTTATCGCCTTCTAACTTTCTTCCCAAGAAACTAACTTTCCCTTTGCTCACGCAGCTGCCCTTTGGTACCCTGAATCTATTCCGAACCTGTTAGGGTGGATTGGGGGATTAGATACCTCGTTCCCCTATCTCGAGTGTTCTTGGCCTGAGTTGGCTAAAACgcggtgggtggccaagaatcatggtaagttTCTTCTTGCCGCCTCCATCATGTTATCATACATCTTCCCCATATCCCCCGGGCTGATAAATGTTGATTCCTATTTTCGCGCAGGTCATGGCGATGGAGTGCAGATGAGACCGCCTCCGGTCGGCGAGGGAGGGTCCTCTAAACCCGATAAGGGTAAGAAGAGGAAAAAGGAGACGGCTGCTGAATCCCCTATATCAAAGAAGCCCATGTCTCGTATGCCTCGAGCTGAAGTCGAGGTCTCATCTTAAGCTTCTGGAGCAAGTtctgatgatgaggatgaggatGCTGATGATGAAGATAACCCTTTGGTACAAGGGAAGAGGTTGGGCCCGGATGCCCCCCAAGTGTCTGTGCCGAGGGCCGCTGAGTCGGGAACGACTAATTTAGCTCGAGCCCAAGCTTCTGAGGATCTCGAGAAGGGCGTGGATACAGTCCCTGAGTCCTCAACCAAACACAACACGATCCCTGTCGgagaacttactgctatcggctCTAAAGAGCCCGAGCCTGGAGCTTTTCGGGGACAGGACTTGTCCTTTGGGTTCTTCGATGTTCTGGGGGGCCTTAATTTGGGTCCTCGATTCTCACTTGGAGAGCTTAGAGATGCACATGACCTGAACATCCCCAAAGCGAGAAGCTCTCACAAGGGGGAAGGCAAGCTCGGAAGCTTCGTTGATGGAGTTAGCAAGAACATTGGCCTTGATGCTTCCGGTGCCATCGAGGAAGCAGAGGGCTGCCTGTGGCAGGTAATACCTTGACATATTTTTGCACTTTCaagtatttttctttgtttttttgtaGGCTAAAAAGTTGTATGATCATGCCATCTCCAAGCTGCGAGATGAGCTTATAGGTCATAAGAAGGAAGTCGAGGGTCTTGCCTCGAGTTTAAAGGAGTCGAAGATTCTTTCCGCCCGAAAGGAGGAGGAGATGAGTGCACTCCCAGCAACGTTGGAAGAAATGAGCCGAGATAAAGACGGTCTTGTTGAGCAGGTGCTACTATATTTTATGAGTCCTGCCTTTTATTTTGACTTGATACTTATTAATTTCGCCTTTTGTAGGTTGGGCAAAAGAATGCTCTCCTGGGGCATCTTCGGGAGGAGATAGTTGTCAAGGATGAGGAGGTcctcgacctaaggaggcagaatAGGGTCGTAACTTCGGAGAGGGATTCTCTGCAGATGGAGATGTCATCGTCCCGATACCTCTTGAAGAATGCCAAGGAGGAGATCGATGTGCTATCGTTGGGTAGGTCTGTGGTAGAGGAAAAGGCATCCTCGTATACGAAAGATGTCGCTACTGCGAATGAAAAGGCTCGAGACATACTAGCCGGGGTCGAGCAAAAGTTGACTCGGGTTGTTGCTCGTGCTCGTGCGCAAGAATGGAAGCGGGCCTTTGAGGAAGCAAGTGGCAAGGGCGTCGATTTCGCAGTCGAGATCGAGGAGGCCATGGAGGAAGAAACTACCTATTCAGATGCAGCGGATGAGGATTCCGATGATGACTCCGGGGGTGATGAGTAAATTTAGGTCGCCCTTTTCCCTTTTTGTGCTAGGGTTTCTTAGGGAAAGACTTTGTAAACGCTCCCCCATTGTACATGAATTTTTTGGGAATATAATGTTTCTTCTTTCCGCTTCCAGTTTTTAAGCGCTATGCTTTATTGCTTTTGTCTTCAAATTCTGATTATTGGATCTTCAGAACATATGCTTAGAGCAGCTGAGGCCTTTGAGATTGGTTACCATCTCAAGATAGGGCCGAGAGTTTTTATAGGGTTGATGCCCTGCAAATGTCGAAATCCCTCGGGGTTGAATGACTCCTGCGTGCTGGTGCGACGGAATCACTCAAGTGATATGACTGTGAAATGATCGAGGTGGCCTCGCCAGTCATTTCCCAAGAAAATGGTACTGACATTGTCACGTTCCATTGGTCCTTAGGGCAGGCGAACGGTCGCCACCTGCTCTATATATGTACTTGCCTTCCCTTC
This sequence is a window from Nicotiana sylvestris chromosome 3, ASM39365v2, whole genome shotgun sequence. Protein-coding genes within it:
- the LOC138887666 gene encoding uncharacterized protein; the protein is MDITSKTVPQKDEAASSSRTSKHKSKAALWYPESIPNLLGWIGGLDTSFPYLECSWPELAKTRWVAKNHGHGDGVQMRPPPVGEGGSSKPDKGKKRKKETAAESPISKKPMSHNPLVQGKRLGPDAPQVSVPRAAESGTTNLARAQASEDLEKGVDTVPESSTKHNTIPVGELTAIGSKEPEPGAFRGQDLSFGFFDVLGGLNLGPRFSLGELRDAHDLNIPKARSSHKGEGKLGSFVDGVSKNIGLDASGAIEEAEGCLWQAKKLYDHAISKLRDELIGHKKEVEGLASSLKESKILSARKEEEMSALPATLEEMSRDKDGLVEQVGQKNALLGHLREEIVVKDEEVLDLRRQNRVVTSERDSLQMEMSSSRYLLKNAKEEIDVLSLGRSVVEEKASSYTKDVATANEKARDILAGVEQKLTRVVARARAQEWKRAFEEASGKGVDFAVEIEEAMEEETTYSDAADEDSDDDSGGDE